The following coding sequences lie in one Chryseobacterium culicis genomic window:
- a CDS encoding DUF4421 family protein, whose translation MLFSCIFYAKCQTDTTLVKSYSDQVMIRLNLDTNIEKYILSQGGKHIGNNKIDLSINNKTRTSISVDYRAISATLSFSPKFIPGNNEDDLKGKSSYTDLSFRFFPKRFIQTLYYKKVKGFYVENMKDIISDWQEAKDGYLQFPDLKVLSFGGTTSYVLNKNFSAKSIYTQSEWQKKSSGSWVPYLDYDVSFFTNTTNEVKSREVQYKIGGNMGYFYNWIIKDKVNIAPYLSVGLGGQFSSSREGNEPKENEQFLTLRMDGGLHIGYNSERFLFGGRMNFKTYTYQKNGEAVENNNLYGLLYIGYRFAPPKVVKNTYDKIQKKIPLL comes from the coding sequence ATGTTGTTCTCGTGCATTTTTTATGCGAAATGCCAGACAGATACAACCCTTGTTAAGTCTTACAGTGACCAGGTGATGATTCGCCTTAATCTGGATACTAACATTGAAAAGTACATCCTCTCTCAGGGAGGAAAACACATAGGCAATAATAAAATAGATTTGTCTATCAATAACAAAACAAGAACATCCATATCGGTGGACTATCGGGCGATCAGTGCCACCCTTTCTTTTTCACCCAAATTTATCCCCGGAAATAATGAGGATGATCTGAAAGGTAAAAGCTCTTATACAGATCTGAGCTTCAGGTTTTTTCCTAAAAGATTTATCCAGACACTTTACTATAAAAAAGTAAAGGGATTTTACGTGGAAAATATGAAAGATATTATCTCAGACTGGCAGGAGGCCAAAGATGGTTATTTACAGTTCCCGGACTTAAAAGTGCTGAGCTTTGGAGGAACAACATCGTATGTCCTCAATAAAAACTTCTCGGCCAAAAGTATCTACACTCAAAGTGAATGGCAGAAAAAAAGCAGCGGAAGCTGGGTTCCTTATCTGGATTATGATGTCAGCTTTTTCACCAATACAACCAACGAAGTGAAAAGCAGAGAGGTTCAGTATAAAATAGGGGGAAATATGGGATACTTTTACAATTGGATTATAAAGGATAAGGTGAATATTGCTCCTTACCTTTCTGTAGGGCTTGGAGGACAGTTTTCAAGCTCCCGGGAAGGAAATGAGCCAAAAGAAAATGAACAGTTTCTAACCCTGAGAATGGACGGAGGTCTTCATATTGGATATAACTCGGAACGCTTTCTTTTTGGTGGAAGAATGAACTTTAAGACTTATACCTATCAGAAAAATGGGGAAGCCGTAGAGAATAATAACCTTTATGGACTGTTGTATATAGGATATCGTTTTGCCCCACCGAAAGTTGTAAAAAATACTTATGATAAAATTCAAAAAAAGATTCCTCTTCTGTAA